The Geomonas agri genome contains the following window.
CTGCAACTGAGCGACCGGGATGGTGATCTTCTCGTACAGCTTGCTGTCGGCAGCTTCGATATTGTGGATCTCCCGGATACCGAAGTACCCGATCGCCCCGGCGATGACGGCTATCGTGATGAAACCCGTCATCAGCTTTGCCCCCAGCTTCAGATCGTAAAACCACTTCATGTCTGCCTCCTTGGTTCCGCGTTATCGCCCCGCGACACGACGCCACGAGGGCTTCGGGCGGCGCGGTGAGTTGTCATTTTCATGCTTGCTGCGCTTTCAGCACCTCGGCCAGGGTTTTCAACAGGATTTCCCGCCCCCCGTCTAGGACCGGCTCGTCGTGGCCGGAATAGATGCATTTAACCTTGAGCCCGCACAACCTCTTCAGGGCTTCGACGTATTCCTCGGTGTAGCTCCCCCCCTCGCCCCGCACCCGGACCTGGGTGTCGCCGGAAAAGAGTGCCTGCGCGGCGGGAGCATACAGGCAGATGGAATCGCTGGAGTGCCCCGGGGTATGCAGCACCTGCAGGAAGTCGTCACCGGCCCTGATAAACTGCCGGTCGTGCAGCACCTCGTCCACCCCTACCCCGTGCCGGTAGGCAAGCACCCGGCAGCCGAAGGCGGCCTTTATCGCCGCCACCCCCGAGGTGTGGTCGAAGTGGTTGTGGGTGAGCAGCACCTGCTCGACCGGCTGCTTGCCGAAGCCGGTGGATATCTCTGCGATCTGTCCCACGATGTAACTGTCCACGCCCGGGTCGATCACCGTGTTCACGTCGTCGATCCGGTTCCAGTCCCCGAGGATGAGGTACGAGTTGCAGCTGTAGGTCGCCGGACTCTTCTTCAGGGGGACGATCTTCATAGACTAGGCCCCTATCTTCTTGAACAGTTGGGCATCGGGAACCACCTGCTCAAAGAGATGGGCCACCTCC
Protein-coding sequences here:
- a CDS encoding MBL fold metallo-hydrolase, which codes for MKIVPLKKSPATYSCNSYLILGDWNRIDDVNTVIDPGVDSYIVGQIAEISTGFGKQPVEQVLLTHNHFDHTSGVAAIKAAFGCRVLAYRHGVGVDEVLHDRQFIRAGDDFLQVLHTPGHSSDSICLYAPAAQALFSGDTQVRVRGEGGSYTEEYVEALKRLCGLKVKCIYSGHDEPVLDGGREILLKTLAEVLKAQQA